The DNA segment GGCATTAGAAGAAAATACTCATAAACTTGTGGGGAGAGTAAATACCAAAGTTGAATAAATAAAGCGAATAGATATGTAGGCGACCAGATATGGTTTCGTATATCTCACGTCTCAAGTTACGTTCTTTTAAATCGTTTAAGTTTGCAGATATCCAATTTGGAAGAGGATTTGTCTGTCTCGCCGGTCCAAACGGGAGTGGAAAAAGCAACATCTGCGATGCTATAATGTTTGCTCTCGGAGAAATGAGTCTCAAATCCCTGCGGGTAAAGAAAGTCAAGGACCTCATACATCGTTCTTTTTCAAAAGCAGAAGTAACACTTGAATTTTTAGGTGATGAAAAAATCGAAATAAAACGAGGCATAAGGGAAGATGGAAAAGTCCTTTATAAACTCAATGGTAAGAGAACCACACGAAGCGCAATCATCGATTTATTAACATCACATGGAATTGCTCCTCTATCACACAATCTAATCGCTCAAGGTCAAATTCAACACATAGTAGAAATGAACTCAAAAGAAAGGCGCCAGATACTCGACT comes from the Candidatus Anstonellales archaeon genome and includes:
- a CDS encoding AAA family ATPase, translated to MVSYISRLKLRSFKSFKFADIQFGRGFVCLAGPNGSGKSNICDAIMFALGEMSLKSLRVKKVKDLIHRSFSKAEVTLEFLGDEKIEIKRGIREDGKVLYKLNGKRTTRSAIIDLLTSHGIAPLSHNLIAQGQIQHIVEMNSKERRQILD